In Megalops cyprinoides isolate fMegCyp1 chromosome 12, fMegCyp1.pri, whole genome shotgun sequence, the sequence tgcatgctatttttcagtgtagtaccattaatgattacatttgtagtacaTTTGTcgcatgaaatcattttgagtttagaaacgtccagatttcctcgtggtattttccagttagacgccacttgcattctcaccAGTGAAAAGTATTGAAGAGTTCACAAAAAGTATTCTAGAGTTGACGTATTTTCAGGTTCTCTTTTcatgtcttacctttcggtggtacgggcacatacacttgatcgttggacttaactgccagctagctagataacgttagtttcaactaatttgaacagatgaagcggggtgctagttctttcattaagttagctagtgataCCCAGATAGGCAGCGGTATTATCTAGTTAGCAGGTTatgtcagttgcaactagctagtcaaTCGGCAGCTAGCAACTCATTGGCTGTACGACTGGCCAATTACTTATTTTTCTTCAGCtacacaaattattttttaaaatatcttacagccattggggggtggggggaagaaACATAACACCTACATTCCATATTCGCCTCTCTTCCCCACCCATGACCTCCCACCACCACACAAACGAGTAACAAATGCGCTATTTAACAAGCCATAGTTTGGCACCGCCTTCAGGCGCCCCTGTTCCAAACACACCCTGCTTCTCAGAAACTGGACATCTTAACTTCCTGTGCCTCATCACCCCAAACAGTGAGTATTAGCATAATTACATAAAGGACTCCTTCTGTTCCTCCTTGTTAAACAAAACGACACAGGTTAAGGTCATATACTTATATTTCAGCGTTGTTTTCAAGCAGGAATTCGTAACACTGAAGCTACCGAGGAACAGACACTGGCAAGATGAAACATTTACCTCCACCTCTACTCTACAGTATCGGCTCATTATAGATGGCGTTGCGACCCAAGTGGCACCAAAACAATTTAACTGAATCAGGTAAAGATGTTTCCGTGTCACTTCACTTGATTTCTCCACAGACCTGTTGCACTCATCTGAAAGACACAAGCAAGAACTCCACAACAGACTGTTTACAAATACAGCTGGCTAAATAAATGGGACATCTGGAGACAAAAGGCGAAATTTGTTAAGCATGTGCCGTAGCTACCGGCGCTTTAATCGTACACAGTCCCATAACTACCTACAAAGTTCCACTGGACCTGCGTGCAACCTTTCTCCAGACATTAGCAAAGTAGCCTGTTAGCTTCTTAGCCAGCACTAGTGGCGTAGCTCCGGATAGCATCTTTTACAGACAAGTATCGACGCACGAATACCAAGCGATTTTTACAGAAAAGGATACTGAATACTGTTCTCTCCCATGGCTCCAGCATATACAGAGCTGTGATGAGTAAATACTGGTAATAAAACCAGGATATTTGTTTCCAGGCATCCCCGAACGCCATAGTCGTCCAACACGCTTCtatcttccctctcctctctatTCTGCTTCCTGGTGGAGCCTCTTAACCCCACCCAATGACGCCACTTTGTGTCGTCAGTGTGACGTGATACTCCAGCGCTGTGTGGATGCGTGGGCAGGCAGGAGAATTGCAGCATGATTCATattagtggtgttcaaaacgattctttttagtgattcggttccttgcgttcaatacaataaaatgattcgaaaTACTTAGGCTACTAACATCTGCTGGAATGTAACGCTTGTTTGCTAGCGATGTTTGTTAACCATAACGTAGCTAAATGTCTAATAGAAAAATCAGAACTTACCGATGGCATTGTAGATCCACTCGACGTTGGCGTGGTATGACCTCGCAAAGCTGCTTTAACACCAGCAGCTACtgctttttcaattatttccGCCAAATCACCACCACCTGTTGCTACACTCGCCATGTTTCTACATTGCCACAGTGCTTGATGTGAATGCCCGA encodes:
- the sptssa gene encoding serine palmitoyltransferase small subunit A translates to MAFGDAWKQISWFYYQYLLITALYMLEPWERTVFNSLLISVAGMAVYTGYVFMPQHIMAILHYFEVIQ